The candidate division WOR-3 bacterium genome contains a region encoding:
- a CDS encoding MFS transporter, which yields MFFIFPQKISRGFFKYRANLRLFSRNARLFLIGTFFMGMGFSGFMLLFNLYLKTLGFPEGRIGNIISATTLGTVIMAIPASIVIRRVPIKRILLIATPIATFSYLIQITTVHYHLILTGGFAAGLAAVFSRVAAAPFFMRNSTVKERHYLFSMQFALMLVAGIVGNILAGFLPGVIAETGADPYLTYRYTLYIFSGLVLIALVPYFMIKESAVEQPKKFKIHSRRLILKLFLPNLVVGIGAGLSIPFFNLYFKEVFMTPTKLIGVFYSIQQFLMISGLLVAPLLAEKFGKIKTVVFSQLFSIPFFVILGLTHNLVLAVVAFLIRAALMNMAQPLFTNFAMEKVRTDEQPFTNALLVIAWTAGWGVSASIGGYLIEHFSYSVPFLSTSLLYLISTVIIFVFFQK from the coding sequence ATGTTTTTTATTTTTCCACAAAAAATAAGCCGAGGGTTTTTCAAATACCGAGCCAACCTCCGGCTGTTTTCGCGCAACGCCCGATTGTTTTTGATCGGAACCTTCTTTATGGGAATGGGGTTTTCCGGTTTTATGCTGCTCTTTAATCTTTATCTGAAAACACTGGGCTTTCCTGAAGGACGCATCGGCAATATCATCTCCGCCACGACCTTAGGAACCGTGATTATGGCTATTCCCGCCTCAATCGTCATCAGGAGGGTGCCGATAAAGCGGATTCTTCTGATTGCCACGCCGATAGCCACGTTTTCCTATTTGATTCAGATAACCACGGTGCATTATCATTTGATTCTCACCGGCGGGTTCGCCGCCGGACTGGCAGCCGTCTTTTCCCGGGTCGCTGCGGCACCCTTTTTTATGCGCAACAGCACGGTGAAAGAAAGGCATTATCTTTTCAGCATGCAGTTCGCCCTGATGCTCGTCGCCGGGATCGTCGGAAACATACTCGCCGGCTTTTTACCGGGAGTCATCGCTGAAACAGGTGCTGATCCTTATTTAACTTACCGCTACACCCTGTACATATTCAGTGGTCTGGTGCTTATCGCCCTTGTGCCGTATTTTATGATAAAAGAAAGTGCTGTTGAACAGCCAAAAAAGTTCAAAATCCATTCGCGCCGTTTGATTCTTAAACTGTTCCTACCGAATCTGGTCGTCGGCATCGGTGCCGGTTTGAGTATTCCTTTTTTTAATCTCTACTTCAAGGAAGTCTTTATGACGCCGACGAAATTAATCGGCGTCTTTTACAGCATTCAACAGTTCTTAATGATAAGCGGCTTACTCGTCGCGCCGCTGCTGGCGGAAAAATTCGGAAAGATCAAAACCGTTGTCTTTTCTCAATTGTTCAGCATTCCTTTCTTTGTCATTCTGGGGCTTACACACAATCTCGTTCTGGCGGTCGTTGCGTTTTTAATCCGCGCCGCCCTGATGAATATGGCGCAACCGTTATTCACCAATTTTGCAATGGAAAAAGTACGTACTGATGAACAACCTTTCACCAACGCCCTCCTTGTAATTGCGTGGACCGCAGGCTGGGGCGTAAGTGCGAGCATCGGAGGTTATCTTATCGAACACTTCTCTTACTCTGTTCCGTTCCTGTCGACGAGTTTACTCTATTTAATCTCGACCGTGATAATCTTCGTCTTTTTTCAGAAATAA
- a CDS encoding thiazole biosynthesis protein — protein MIEETIITRAIIETYTKELLDSVEADVIIGGAGPSGLCAGYYLAKKGIKTLLFERGLKPGGGMPGGGIMFNRIVVQDQGRAVLDEFGIVYHEYEKGYYVANSLEATACLTDKALKAGLRIFNLVSIEDVIVRNDGVCGVVINWSSVEMAKLHIDPVSFKAKIVIDATGHPCEITHIVEKKSGGKLLTSSGKIEGEKSMWADLAEQLTLKNTKEAYPNLYVCGMAANAVFGGPRMGPIFGGMLLSGKKVAEIIIERLQ, from the coding sequence ATGATCGAAGAAACCATAATCACCAGGGCGATTATTGAAACCTATACAAAAGAATTGCTCGATTCGGTTGAGGCTGATGTCATAATCGGAGGAGCAGGACCGTCAGGACTTTGTGCCGGCTACTATTTAGCGAAAAAAGGTATAAAGACACTCCTTTTTGAACGCGGGCTGAAACCAGGGGGTGGTATGCCGGGCGGCGGGATTATGTTCAACCGGATTGTGGTTCAGGACCAGGGTAGAGCCGTGCTCGATGAATTCGGTATAGTTTATCATGAATATGAAAAAGGCTATTATGTCGCCAATTCCCTGGAGGCGACCGCCTGCCTTACTGACAAAGCGCTCAAAGCAGGCCTGCGGATTTTCAATCTCGTATCCATCGAGGACGTTATTGTACGCAACGACGGCGTCTGTGGAGTGGTCATCAACTGGTCGAGCGTGGAGATGGCAAAGCTGCATATTGATCCGGTCTCTTTTAAAGCAAAAATCGTCATCGACGCCACCGGTCACCCTTGTGAAATCACCCATATCGTTGAAAAAAAGAGCGGAGGAAAATTACTCACCTCAAGCGGTAAGATTGAAGGTGAAAAATCGATGTGGGCTGATTTAGCTGAACAGCTCACACTGAAGAACACCAAGGAAGCTTATCCCAATCTCTATGTCTGCGGAATGGCGGCAAACGCAGTTTTCGGTGGACCGAGAATGGGGCCGATATTCGGCGGAATGCTTTTGTCCGGTAAAAAGGTAGCTGAAATAATCATCGAAAGATTACAATAA